From one Ahaetulla prasina isolate Xishuangbanna chromosome 18, ASM2864084v1, whole genome shotgun sequence genomic stretch:
- the LOC131186970 gene encoding E3 ubiquitin-protein ligase TRIM62 — MAVPAPGCSLKDELLCPICLGLYQEPVSFGCEHYFCRRCISEHWSRQEAQAAPARDCPECRRAFSAPALAPSLKLANIVERFAAFPPEASLGAGRGGGRGGATPCGKAHAKVRLFCLTDRAVVCFFCDRPALHEQHQVTGLDEAFEEMQRELKEQLQTLQDSERGHTEALALLKHQLAETKSSAKSLRATIGEAFERLHRLLRERQKAMLEELEADTARTLTDIEQKIQRYGQQLRKVQEGSQILQERLAETDKHNFLAGIASLSERLKGKIHETSLTYEDFPTSKYMGPLQYTIWKSLFQDIQPVPATLTLDPATAHQRLILSDDCTLVSYGNLHPQPLQDSPKRFDVEVSVLGSEAFNSGIHYWEVVVSEKTQWMIGLAHEAVTRKGNIQIQPSRGFYCIVMHDGNQYSACTEPWTRLNVKSKLEKVGVFLDYAKGLLIFYNADDMSWLYTFREKFPGKLCSYFSPGQSHANGKNVQPLRINTIRI, encoded by the exons AGCACTACTTCTGCCGCCGCTGCATCTCCGAGCACTGGAGCCGGCAAGAAGCTCAGGCGGCCCCGGCCAGGGATTGCCCCGAGTGCCGCCGGGCTTTCTCCGCGCCCGCCCTGGCGCCCAGCCTCAAGCTGGCCAACATCGTCGAACGCTTCGCCGCCTTCCCGCCCGAGGCTTCCCTGGGCGCCGGGAGAGGGGGAGGCCGGGGAGGGGCCACGCCCTGCGGGAAAGCCCACGCCAAAGTGCGCCTCTTCTGCCTCACCGACCGCGCCGTCGTCTGCTTCTTCTGCGACCGGCCCGCCCTCCACGAGCAGCACCAGGTCACCGGCCTGGACGAGGCCTTCGAGGAGATGCAG AGAGAGCTGAAGGAACAGCTGCAGACCCTCCAGGACAGCGAGCGTGGGCACACGGAGGCCCTGGCTCTGCTGAAGCACCAGCTGGCCGAGACCAAG TCCTCAGCCAAGAGCTTGCGGGCCACCATCGGCGAGGCCTTTGAGCGGCTGCACCGGCTACTCCGCGAGCGCCAGAAGGCCATGCTGGAGGAGCTGGAGGCTGACACGGCCCGGACACTGACCGACATCGAGCAGAAGATCCAGCGCTATGGCCAGCAGCTGCGCAAGGTGCAGGAAGGTAGCCAGATCCTGCAGGAAAGGCTGGCAGAAACCGACAAGCACAACTTCCTGGCGGGCATCGCCTCTCTCTCTGAGAG GCTGAAGGGGAAGATCCATGAAACGAGTCTCACCTACGAGGACTTTCCCACATCGAAGTACATGGGGCCACTGCAGTACACCATCTGGAAATCCCTCTTCCAGGACATCCAGCCAG TGCCTGCCACACTGACCCTGGACCCGGCCACCGCTCACCAGCGCCTGATCCTCTCCGACGACTGCACCCTCGTCTCCTACGGCAACTTGCACCCGCAGCCGCTGCAGGACTCGCCCAAGCGCTTCGACGTGGAGGTGTCGGTGCTGGGCTCGGAGGCCTTCAACAGCGGCATCCACTACTGGGAGGTGGTGGTCTCGGAGAAGACCCAGTGGATGATCGGGCTGGCCCACGAGGCCGTCACCCGCAAGGGCAACATTCAGATCCAACCCAGCCGCGGCTTCTACTGCATCGTCATGCACGACGGCAACCAGTACAGCGCCTGCACCGAGCCCTGGACGCGGCTGAACGTCAAGAGCAAGCTGGAGAAGGTCGGGGTCTTCCTGGATTACGCCAAGGGGCTGCTCATTTTCTACAACGCCGACGACATGTCCTGGCTTTACACCTTCCGGGAGAAATTCCCGGGCAAACTCTGCTCCTACTTCAGCCCCGGACAGAGCCACGCCAACGGGAAGAACGTGCAGCCGCTCCGGATTAACACGATCCGCATCTGA